The following proteins are co-located in the Solanum pennellii chromosome 1, SPENNV200 genome:
- the LOC107008369 gene encoding sodium/hydrogen exchanger 2-like, which produces MVFDFGTLVASLNRLSTSDHQSVVSINLFVALICACIIIGHLLEENRWMNESITALVIGLCTGVVILLISGGKNSHILVFSEDLFFIYLLPPIIFNAGFQVKKKSFFRNFSTIMLFGAVGTLISFIIISFGATSIFKKWNIGNLEIGDYLAIGAIFSATDSVCTLQVLSQDETPLLYSLVFGEGVVNDATSVVLFNAVQNFDLSHINTSKALELVGNFLYLFASSTILGVVAGLLSAYIIKKLYFGRHSTDREVAIVILMAYLSYMLAELFYLSAILTVFFSGIVMSHYTWHNVTESSRVTTKHAFATLSFIAEIFIFLYVGMDALDIEKWRFVSDSPQLSVQVSSILLGLVLVGRAAFVFPLSFLSNLMKKSPEERISFNQQIIIWWAGLMRGAVSVALAYNQFTRGGHTQLRANAIMITSTITVVLFSTGVFGLMTKPLIRLLQPSPKHLTRMISSEPTTPKSFIVPLLESTQDSEADLGPNVPRPHSLRMLLSTPSHTVHRYWRKFDNAFMRPVFGGRGFVPFVPGSPTEPSGH; this is translated from the exons atggtgtttgaCTTTGGGACGCTGGTGGCAAGTTTGAACAGATTATCAACTTCTGATCATCAATCTGTTGTGTCGATTAACTTGTTTGTTGCATTAATCTGCGCGTGTATTATTATCGGTCATCTGCTCGAGGAAAATAGATGGATGAATGAGTCCATTACTGCCCTTGTTATC GGTCTTTGCACTGGAGTTGTCATTCTACTAATAAGTGGAGGGAAGAACTCACATATTTTAGTCTTCAGCGAAGATCTTTTCTTCATTTACCTTCTTCCGCCTATCATTTTTAATGCTGG GTTCCAGGTGAAAAAGAAATCATTTTTCCGCAATTTCAGCACTATCATGCTTTTTGGGGCAGTTGGCACCTTGATATCATTCATTATCATATCATTCG GTGCTACTAGCATTTTCAAGAAATGGAATATTGGGAACCTTGAAATTGGAGATTACCTTG CTATTGGAGCAATCTTCTCTGCAACAGATTCTGTTTGCACCTTACAA GTGCTTAGTCAGGATGAAACACCATTACTATACAGTCTAGTTTTTGGGGAAGGTGTTGTGAATGATGCCACATCTGTAGTTCTGTTCAATGCTGTCCAGAACTTTGACTTATCTCATATCAACACAAGCAAAGCTCTGGAATTAGTTGGAAATTTTCTGTACTTGTTTGCGTCGAGCACCATCTTAGGGGTTGTT GCTGGTCTACTGAGCGcctatataattaaaaaactcTACTTTGGGAG GCACTCCACTGACCGTGAGGTTGCTATAGTGATACTTATGGCTTACCTATCATACATGCTTGCTGAA TTATTCTATTTAAGTGCAATCCTCACTGTGTTTTTCTCTGGGATCGTGATGTCTCACTACACCTGGCATAATGTGACTGAGAGCTCAAGAGTCACCACCAA GCACGCTTTTGCTACATTATCATTTATTGCTGAAATATTCATATTCCTTTATGTTGGTATGGATGCTTTGGACATTGAGAAGTGGAGATTTGTAAGCGACAG CCCACAATTATCAGTTCAGGTTAGCTCCATTCTGTTGGGTCTTGTTTTGGTTGGAAGGGCAGCATTTGTTTTCCCCCTGTCATTTTTGTCCAACTTGATGAAGAAATCTCCGGAGGAGAGGATTAGCTTTAACCAGCAA ATTATAATTTGGTGGGCTGGACTTATGCGAGGTGCTGTTTCAGTGGCTCTTGCTTATAATCAG TTTACCAGGGGAGGCCATACTCAGTTACGTGCCAACGCCATAATGATCACAAGTACTATCACTGTTGTCCTTTTCAGCACAGGG GTATTCGGGTTGATGACAAAACCTTTAATCAGATTATTGCAACCCTCACCAAAACACTTGACCAGAATGATCTCTTCTGAACCGACGACCCCAAAATCCTTCATTGTGCCACTTCTTGAAAGTACACAAGACTCAGAAGCTGATCTGGGCCCAAATGTACCCCGTCCCCACAGTTTGCGTATGCTCC